A single Natranaerobius thermophilus JW/NM-WN-LF DNA region contains:
- a CDS encoding right-handed parallel beta-helix repeat-containing protein, which yields MLKWENLNLPKLKTSAIALALIGFMSFIITGCSGDEEVGDIIVPEDYETIQEAIDASEDGEIIMVEPGTYEETIDFKGKDITLMSTDPHDEEVVSETIIDGGGDGSVVTFQSGESKDAQIRGFTITGGTGTEIELKLIPDSDEVAESWILGGGVLIDDDSSAAIKHNKIHDNYATYGGAITVSNESDAVVEDNMIKDNKTEFDASAIQVVKESDIKISDNVISNNISEDGVSTISAYSHSEALIDNNNIKDNSTKLGVTILANYKSELQVKDNIIENNFAEVSDVDSRLEGMRQIGYSQPSGSVLINSSTATIKSNVISDEDEMTGISIKSDQVPVVTEKGEVESEFKIPEVLVKENEITKNWVSGIYTLDAEVDIINNLIHNNNSFGISSLDNTTINITDNEIVDNRGSGVYDFRSKEGVLKNNKIKRNVAREIEELGFDEPDGGGVLIMHGGYEWKIIGNDIVGNEAEGFGGGIALTNSATYEDHIIEDNHIVDNKAQIDGGGIFSLEMGDKDIFLGDNEIESNVPNDIAESQ from the coding sequence TTGTTAAAATGGGAGAATTTGAATTTACCTAAACTCAAAACTAGTGCGATTGCTTTGGCACTTATAGGGTTTATGTCATTTATAATTACAGGCTGCTCTGGTGACGAAGAAGTAGGAGATATCATAGTCCCAGAAGATTATGAAACCATTCAAGAAGCCATTGATGCTTCTGAAGACGGCGAGATTATTATGGTTGAGCCAGGTACATATGAGGAGACTATAGACTTTAAAGGAAAAGATATTACGCTTATGAGCACAGATCCCCATGATGAAGAGGTTGTGAGTGAAACAATCATCGATGGCGGGGGAGATGGATCGGTGGTAACTTTTCAAAGTGGGGAGAGTAAAGATGCACAAATTCGTGGTTTTACTATTACAGGAGGCACTGGAACAGAAATTGAGCTAAAACTCATTCCAGATTCTGATGAAGTGGCAGAAAGCTGGATTTTGGGTGGTGGTGTCTTAATTGACGATGATAGTTCTGCTGCCATAAAACACAATAAAATCCATGATAATTATGCTACGTATGGTGGAGCAATTACTGTTTCAAATGAGTCAGATGCCGTTGTAGAGGATAATATGATTAAAGATAATAAAACTGAGTTTGATGCAAGTGCAATTCAAGTGGTGAAAGAGTCGGACATAAAAATTAGTGATAATGTGATATCTAATAACATTTCAGAAGATGGAGTTAGTACAATTAGTGCTTATAGTCATTCTGAAGCATTAATCGATAATAATAATATTAAAGACAATTCGACAAAATTAGGTGTGACTATTTTAGCTAATTATAAATCTGAACTTCAAGTAAAGGATAACATTATTGAAAACAATTTTGCAGAAGTTTCTGATGTAGATAGTAGGTTAGAGGGTATGCGTCAAATTGGATATTCACAACCAAGTGGGAGTGTTCTTATTAACTCCTCAACAGCTACAATAAAAAGCAACGTGATTAGTGATGAAGATGAAATGACTGGTATCTCAATTAAAAGTGATCAAGTACCTGTAGTAACGGAAAAAGGGGAAGTTGAGTCAGAGTTTAAGATTCCAGAAGTATTAGTGAAAGAAAATGAAATTACGAAAAATTGGGTTTCAGGAATTTATACACTTGATGCTGAAGTAGACATTATTAACAATTTAATCCATAATAATAATAGTTTTGGTATAAGTTCATTAGACAACACCACAATAAATATCACTGATAATGAGATTGTAGATAATCGAGGGAGCGGAGTGTATGATTTCAGATCAAAAGAAGGAGTTTTAAAAAATAATAAAATAAAAAGAAATGTTGCTAGAGAAATTGAAGAACTTGGTTTTGATGAACCAGATGGTGGTGGTGTTTTAATTATGCATGGTGGTTATGAATGGAAAATAATAGGTAATGATATTGTTGGTAACGAAGCTGAAGGCTTTGGAGGAGGAATAGCGTTAACTAATTCGGCGACTTATGAAGATCATATTATTGAAGATAATCACATTGTTGACAATAAAGCACAAATTGATGGCGGAGGAATTTTTTCATTAGAAATGGGAGACAAAGACATTTTTTTAGGCGATAATGAAATTGAAAGTAATGTTCCAAACGACATAGCTGAATCTCAATAA
- a CDS encoding polysaccharide deacetylase family protein, whose protein sequence is MCNKVHAAWGAERTHDILDILDDYNITTTFFVTGFWLENYPEMGKEIVERGHELENHSLTHPHMTNLEKEQIEHEVERVHHQIVDLTGHEPELFRAPFGDYNNLLIDTLEEMNYYPIQWSLDSMDWQAPDADYIEKKVMDDVGAGDIILFHNNATYTPEALDTILEQLIGEGEEEGYEIVPISELIYKDNYEIDTNTGVQKHESTSIDLENSDLDEND, encoded by the coding sequence CTGTGTAATAAAGTTCATGCAGCCTGGGGTGCAGAAAGAACACATGACATACTGGACATTTTAGATGATTATAATATCACTACAACTTTCTTTGTAACAGGATTCTGGTTAGAGAATTACCCCGAGATGGGAAAAGAAATTGTAGAAAGGGGCCACGAATTAGAAAATCACAGCTTAACTCATCCTCATATGACTAACCTGGAAAAGGAACAGATAGAACACGAAGTGGAAAGGGTTCATCATCAAATAGTAGATCTCACAGGTCATGAGCCAGAACTGTTCAGGGCACCTTTTGGCGATTACAATAATCTTTTAATTGATACACTAGAAGAAATGAACTATTATCCTATTCAATGGAGTCTTGATTCGATGGATTGGCAGGCACCAGATGCCGATTATATCGAAAAGAAAGTTATGGATGATGTGGGAGCCGGAGATATAATCCTATTCCACAATAATGCTACTTACACACCCGAAGCCCTGGACACAATCTTGGAACAGTTAATCGGGGAAGGCGAAGAAGAAGGATATGAAATAGTTCCAATTTCGGAGTTGATTTATAAGGATAATTATGAGATTGATACCAATACGGGAGTTCAAAAGCATGAATCAACTTCTATTGATCTAGAAAACAGTGACTTGGATGAAAATGATTAA
- a CDS encoding YIP1 family protein encodes MDKKVIIGLILIVAAVVMAFTGNSYHSSGYETYLLKDMEEGESMMRMGNILQYTGYGIGAVGVALLIAGFVGVQLPVNKGSKKEERTEEVAEVSKSEPSTNQPDSGQEEKTTPIKQNVTESQEKARKMLDYTKSSASTYFNFVKSFLKDPYIYLNDQDLSFKKEGLITLASVVVVTMLYRMSDLVFTPRSPEFTQIFTSMIGEGFTLAISIGLLLFIGKAILEKWEYKQISLDYMIEKIGLVFIPVLVLMGAALVLNPFGIGLDSYLFRLANILQFIGIFYLGIVELHKEKIYTPLSLVVVYFLVFNILGSIV; translated from the coding sequence ATGGACAAAAAGGTTATTATTGGTTTGATATTGATTGTAGCAGCGGTTGTAATGGCTTTTACGGGCAACTCTTATCATAGTAGCGGCTACGAAACATACCTACTTAAAGACATGGAAGAAGGAGAATCAATGATGCGAATGGGTAATATCCTGCAGTACACAGGCTACGGTATAGGAGCTGTCGGTGTAGCGTTATTAATAGCAGGTTTTGTAGGTGTACAACTGCCTGTGAATAAAGGTTCTAAAAAAGAAGAAAGGACTGAAGAAGTGGCTGAAGTTTCAAAGTCAGAGCCATCTACTAACCAGCCTGACAGTGGACAAGAAGAAAAGACGACACCCATAAAGCAAAATGTCACAGAGTCACAAGAAAAAGCACGAAAAATGCTAGATTATACAAAAAGCTCAGCGAGTACTTATTTTAATTTTGTTAAAAGTTTCTTAAAAGATCCCTATATTTACTTAAACGATCAGGATTTAAGTTTTAAAAAAGAAGGACTCATCACTTTAGCCTCAGTCGTTGTCGTCACGATGTTATATAGGATGAGTGATTTAGTTTTTACCCCTCGTTCTCCAGAATTCACACAAATATTCACTTCAATGATCGGAGAAGGCTTTACTTTAGCTATATCAATTGGACTATTATTATTTATAGGAAAGGCTATTCTTGAAAAGTGGGAGTACAAGCAGATATCCCTGGATTATATGATAGAAAAAATTGGCCTTGTATTTATTCCAGTATTAGTACTTATGGGTGCTGCATTAGTGTTGAACCCCTTTGGCATAGGGTTAGATAGTTATCTTTTTAGACTGGCAAACATATTACAGTTTATAGGTATATTTTATCTAGGTATAGTTGAATTACATAAGGAAAAGATCTATACGCCTTTATCATTAGTTGTAGTTTATTTCTTAGTATTTAATATTTTGGGATCAATTGTATAA
- a CDS encoding TM2 domain-containing protein codes for MYQSIQVKNPGVAAVLSFLWAGLGQIYNGQIGKGIAIMIVQVINAFLIFVMIGFITYPIVWIWMIYDAYKTAERINKEQQEYYSTQFQGQSPGQGVQQSTLDTDSNEQQE; via the coding sequence TTGTATCAATCTATTCAGGTTAAAAATCCAGGTGTAGCAGCTGTTTTGAGTTTTCTATGGGCAGGTTTGGGGCAGATCTATAATGGCCAGATAGGTAAAGGAATTGCTATTATGATAGTTCAGGTAATAAATGCATTTTTAATATTTGTAATGATTGGATTTATTACATACCCTATTGTTTGGATTTGGATGATTTATGATGCCTATAAAACGGCAGAAAGAATTAATAAAGAACAGCAGGAATATTATTCAACACAATTTCAAGGTCAATCACCTGGTCAAGGAGTTCAGCAAAGTACATTAGATACTGATAGCAATGAACAGCAAGAATAG